One Deltaproteobacteria bacterium genomic window carries:
- a CDS encoding DUF1016 family protein, which yields MDQLISKLSYSQLEQIAEIDDPLKRAFYEIQSIKGNWSVRDLKRQIASLYFERTGLSKNKKKLADLTQKKLQGANDRLNIRDPYVFEFLGIKSKEVMAESTLEGSLLNKLQDFLLELGHGFCFEASQKRILIGGKHYFVDLVFYHRILKCHILIELKVDAFNHEHLGQLNTYVSWFQKNMTESGDNPPIGILLCTKKDHVLAEYALAGMNNKLFVSKYQVELPKKKEIEKFLEATLKEIE from the coding sequence ATGGATCAATTGATTTCTAAGCTGTCCTATAGCCAGTTAGAGCAGATTGCTGAAATCGATGATCCCTTAAAGCGTGCTTTCTATGAAATCCAGAGCATTAAGGGTAATTGGTCAGTCCGTGATTTGAAGCGTCAAATTGCTAGTCTTTATTTTGAAAGAACCGGCCTTTCAAAAAACAAAAAGAAGTTGGCGGATCTGACTCAGAAAAAACTTCAAGGGGCAAATGACAGACTGAATATCCGCGATCCTTATGTGTTTGAATTTTTGGGGATCAAATCGAAAGAGGTGATGGCGGAATCAACCTTGGAAGGATCTCTCCTTAATAAGTTACAGGATTTCTTGCTTGAGTTGGGCCACGGCTTTTGTTTTGAAGCCTCCCAGAAAAGAATTCTCATCGGTGGAAAACACTATTTTGTGGATCTAGTTTTCTATCACCGGATTCTCAAATGCCATATTCTGATTGAACTCAAGGTGGATGCATTTAACCACGAACACTTAGGCCAATTGAATACCTATGTTAGTTGGTTCCAAAAGAATATGACCGAGTCCGGGGATAATCCCCCGATCGGAATTCTTCTTTGCACGAAGAAGGATCATGTCCTTGCTGAATATGCCTTGGCGGGCATGAACAACAAATTGTTCGTGTCGAAGTACCAAGTGGAATTGCCCAAAAAGAAAGAGATTGAGAAATTCTTGGAAGCTACCTTGAAGGAGATCGAGTGA
- a CDS encoding nucleotidyl transferase AbiEii/AbiGii toxin family protein, with protein MLQTLPFVAREKCFALKGGTAINFFLRDMARLSVDIDLTYLPLEARDISLKNMGEALQRLSQAIQGKLPNVKVQVTPNPSLRTVINLLVKNRKTAIKIEVNPVIRGFVYPCETRDLSPKAEDLFNLSASIVSLSTPDLYGGKICAALDRQHPRDLFDIKLLMENEGLTPQIRKAFLVYLISHDRPMSELLSPIKKDIQTIYENEFEGMPHVPVTMKELTEARDWLIKTLMGDLTDDEKQFLLSMKEGAPDWGLLGIPGVDKLPAVQWKLLNIRKMDRKAHEVSMNKLRNVLHKI; from the coding sequence TAAAAGGTGGAACTGCCATTAATTTCTTCTTGCGCGACATGGCGCGCCTTTCCGTAGATATTGATCTGACCTATTTACCACTAGAAGCACGGGATATTTCTTTGAAGAATATGGGAGAGGCCTTGCAGAGACTCTCTCAGGCCATTCAAGGCAAACTTCCCAATGTAAAAGTTCAGGTAACTCCCAACCCATCACTAAGAACAGTGATTAATCTTTTGGTAAAGAACAGAAAAACCGCAATCAAAATAGAAGTTAATCCCGTGATACGAGGATTTGTATACCCTTGCGAGACACGCGATCTTTCTCCAAAAGCAGAAGATCTATTTAATCTTTCGGCTTCCATAGTAAGTTTATCAACTCCCGATCTTTACGGAGGCAAAATTTGCGCCGCGTTGGATCGGCAACATCCGAGAGATTTATTCGACATTAAACTGTTAATGGAAAATGAAGGTCTTACTCCTCAAATCCGAAAAGCATTTTTGGTTTATCTGATTAGTCATGACCGGCCCATGAGTGAACTGCTTTCTCCCATTAAAAAAGATATTCAAACAATTTATGAAAACGAATTTGAGGGCATGCCCCATGTTCCAGTGACGATGAAAGAGTTAACCGAAGCAAGGGATTGGCTTATCAAAACTTTAATGGGAGACTTGACTGATGATGAAAAACAATTTCTTTTGTCTATGAAAGAGGGCGCCCCTGATTGGGGTCTTTTAGGCATTCCTGGAGTCGATAAATTACCCGCGGTGCAGTGGAAACTGTTGAATATTCGGAAGATGGATAGAAAAGCCCACGAAGTCTCTATGAATAAATTAAGAAATGTACTTCATAAAATCTAA
- a CDS encoding FAD-dependent oxidoreductase, whose protein sequence is MQRNKQLANLKEGQFDILVIGGGATGAGIALDAASRGLQVALVERLDFAAGTSSRSTKLVHGGVRYLEQAMKRLDRGQYHLVKEALHERAILLKLAPHLTHPLPILTPLYKWHEIVYYHIGLKLYDLLAGRHNLKPSRFVSAKRVMEMFPMLKREGLKGAVLYYDGQFNDARMNLSIALTALKQGAVVANYVRVQNLIKNDAGKLCGVRAKDEINGVEFDIYAKAIINATGPFVDEIRKIDEPEVSPMLQVSSGIHVVLDKRFCAPDTGVLIPKTDDGRVLFLLPWLGHTLVGTTDNPAKVEVDPQASEEDVHYLLKYINRYYDLKISREDVLASWSGLRPLVSVADSKETAKLSRDHVIRVSASGLITITGGKWTTYRKMALDAVNQAIQLAQLQPARFSQTEKIPFVGAEGFHAKLPYELAEEFKLDFDIAQHLANSYGGLAREVLTSTGAYLWRRLVPGHPYLEAEILYAIREEGACHVMDILSRRMRLAFLDRKATLAVLPRVIDLVGDALGWDPKRRHKEFQIMA, encoded by the coding sequence ATGCAACGAAATAAACAATTAGCCAATCTCAAAGAAGGGCAGTTTGATATCCTCGTTATAGGTGGGGGGGCCACGGGGGCGGGGATTGCGCTCGATGCGGCTAGCCGGGGCTTGCAAGTGGCTTTGGTGGAGCGTCTTGATTTTGCGGCGGGGACCTCGAGTCGTAGCACCAAGCTGGTGCATGGTGGGGTTCGTTATTTAGAACAAGCCATGAAACGCCTGGATCGGGGGCAATATCATTTGGTGAAAGAAGCCCTCCATGAACGAGCCATCCTTTTAAAATTGGCTCCCCATCTAACTCACCCTCTACCCATCCTAACCCCGCTCTACAAATGGCACGAGATTGTTTATTACCATATTGGGTTGAAGCTTTACGACCTATTGGCGGGAAGGCATAATTTAAAGCCCAGTCGTTTTGTGAGCGCTAAACGTGTGATGGAAATGTTTCCCATGCTTAAACGGGAAGGGCTTAAAGGGGCGGTGCTTTATTATGATGGGCAGTTCAACGATGCTCGGATGAACTTGTCGATTGCCCTTACGGCACTAAAACAGGGTGCGGTGGTGGCCAATTATGTGAGGGTGCAAAATCTTATTAAAAATGATGCGGGGAAATTATGTGGGGTGAGGGCTAAAGACGAAATCAACGGCGTAGAATTTGACATTTATGCCAAGGCCATCATTAATGCCACGGGCCCTTTTGTTGATGAAATTCGTAAAATCGATGAACCCGAAGTTTCTCCCATGTTGCAGGTGAGCTCGGGGATTCATGTGGTGTTAGACAAAAGATTTTGTGCGCCTGATACAGGGGTGTTGATTCCTAAAACGGATGACGGCAGGGTGCTCTTTCTTTTACCTTGGTTGGGCCACACCTTAGTGGGTACGACCGACAACCCTGCTAAAGTAGAAGTGGATCCTCAGGCTAGCGAAGAAGATGTTCATTATCTTTTAAAATACATCAATCGCTATTACGATTTGAAAATAAGCCGCGAAGATGTGTTGGCCTCATGGTCGGGTTTGCGCCCCTTAGTTTCGGTGGCGGATTCTAAAGAAACGGCAAAATTATCGCGGGATCATGTGATTCGGGTGAGTGCTTCAGGTTTGATCACCATCACGGGTGGCAAATGGACGACTTACCGCAAAATGGCTCTGGATGCAGTTAATCAGGCGATTCAATTGGCGCAACTTCAACCGGCTAGATTTTCGCAAACCGAAAAGATCCCTTTTGTAGGGGCAGAAGGCTTTCATGCAAAATTACCTTATGAATTAGCCGAAGAGTTTAAGTTAGACTTTGACATTGCCCAACATTTAGCAAACTCCTATGGAGGATTGGCTCGAGAGGTTTTAACTTCAACGGGTGCTTATTTATGGCGGCGGCTGGTGCCGGGTCATCCTTATTTAGAAGCAGAAATTCTTTATGCCATACGCGAAGAAGGGGCCTGTCATGTGATGGATATTTTATCTCGGCGCATGCGGCTGGCTTTTTTAGATCGCAAGGCTACCCTAGCGGTATTACCCAGAGTCATTGATTTGGTGGGCGATGCCTTAGGTTGGGACCCAAAGCGGCGCCATAAAGAATTCCAAATAATGGCATGA